A stretch of Myceligenerans xiligouense DNA encodes these proteins:
- the nuoE gene encoding NADH-quinone oxidoreductase subunit NuoE: MTAEPAQTRASYDAETLASLTTDAAEIMARYPDPRSGLLPMLHLVQSVDGYVTRDGILFCAEQLGITAAEVSAVATFYTQYKRKPNGKYTVGVCTNTLCAVMGGDAIFDELSDRLGVGHDETTEDGAITLERVECNAACDYAPVMMVNWEFFDNQTPESAVDVTERLRAGEDVAPTRGADSVCSFKQMSRVLAGFPDGRAHEGVGAGEPTLAGVRIAREHGWTAPGDTSAPGGEPAGEALTGEPGSSAERRPETPADTEVGKDKKPGEDAR, encoded by the coding sequence ATGACGGCCGAGCCGGCCCAGACCAGGGCTTCCTACGACGCCGAGACGCTGGCGTCCCTGACGACCGACGCCGCCGAGATCATGGCGCGCTACCCCGACCCGCGTTCGGGCCTGCTCCCGATGCTGCACCTCGTGCAGTCGGTGGACGGGTACGTGACCCGGGACGGGATCCTGTTCTGCGCCGAGCAGCTCGGGATCACCGCCGCCGAGGTGAGCGCCGTGGCGACGTTCTACACGCAGTACAAGCGCAAGCCGAACGGGAAGTACACCGTGGGCGTGTGCACCAACACGCTGTGCGCGGTGATGGGCGGCGACGCGATCTTCGACGAGCTCAGCGACCGCCTCGGCGTCGGGCACGACGAGACCACCGAGGACGGTGCGATCACGCTGGAGCGGGTCGAGTGCAACGCCGCCTGCGACTACGCGCCGGTGATGATGGTCAACTGGGAGTTCTTCGACAACCAGACCCCGGAGTCCGCCGTCGACGTCACCGAGCGGCTGCGGGCGGGCGAGGACGTGGCGCCGACCCGCGGCGCCGACAGCGTCTGCTCGTTCAAGCAGATGAGCCGTGTCCTGGCCGGATTCCCCGACGGCCGCGCCCACGAGGGCGTGGGCGCGGGCGAGCCGACGCTCGCCGGAGTGCGGATCGCGCGCGAGCACGGCTGGACGGCACCTGGTGACACGTCGGCCCCGGGCGGCGAGCCGGCGGGCGAGGCCCTCACCGGCGAGCCCGGCTCGAGCGCCGAGCGCCGGCCCGAGACGCCCGCGGACACCGAGGTCGGCAAGGACAAGAAGCCGGGGGAGGACGCGCGATGA